A stretch of Peteryoungia algae DNA encodes these proteins:
- a CDS encoding AMP-binding protein, with translation MQPGIQSAAAAVGSVGLETDDPLIHRALVSPDRPAAYEVATGRSETYQSLDDAVARAAGLLAQIVGSRPLSQRIAFLGRNSIDQIVACLACQRAGQVFVPLNWRLGAAELSQIIADCDPALLIHEADFSDVLAQIAEPLPRAIPVEGAQGWARMVANAERAEPVALDADKPCIMLYTSGTTGSPKGVVITRGNAFASAVNFALVGEVTSRSVSLCDLPFFHTIGLVAIGRTALMMGGRLVISDRFLPDRTLAVLGDPDLGVTHYFAVPQMASALRSAPGWDPTALKALQAIFIGGAPLSPALIEAFLADGIPLVNGYGMSEAGTAIHMPLDRDAVARHPGSVGFPAPLLAVRLVGEDGQDVNDGEVGEIWVKGPSVTPGYWNKPGETARAFVGDWYRTGDLGRRGEGGVIHVPDRLKDMYISGGENVFPAEIEAVIGAHPKVRDVAVVGLPDPKWGECGVAFIVAHAGSPSAEEILAHCAERLATYKRPTRIVFLDQIPRTASGKAQKHILRQTHAPS, from the coding sequence ATGCAGCCTGGAATTCAGTCGGCCGCAGCGGCTGTGGGGTCCGTCGGTCTGGAGACGGACGACCCCTTGATCCATCGCGCCTTGGTCAGTCCGGACCGCCCGGCCGCCTATGAGGTCGCGACCGGCCGTTCCGAGACCTACCAGTCACTGGACGACGCCGTCGCCCGCGCAGCCGGCCTGCTGGCCCAGATTGTCGGCAGCCGACCGCTCTCGCAGCGTATTGCCTTTCTCGGACGCAATTCCATCGACCAGATCGTCGCCTGCCTCGCCTGCCAGCGTGCAGGTCAGGTTTTCGTGCCGCTCAACTGGCGGCTCGGCGCAGCCGAACTTTCGCAGATCATTGCCGACTGCGATCCAGCACTTCTCATTCATGAAGCAGACTTTTCCGACGTGCTGGCGCAGATCGCCGAGCCGCTGCCGCGAGCCATTCCGGTCGAGGGCGCGCAAGGATGGGCGCGGATGGTGGCGAACGCCGAGCGCGCCGAACCGGTGGCGCTCGACGCCGACAAACCCTGCATCATGCTTTACACATCAGGCACGACAGGCAGCCCCAAGGGTGTGGTCATCACACGGGGCAATGCCTTTGCGTCGGCGGTCAACTTCGCCCTTGTCGGTGAAGTCACCAGCCGGTCAGTGTCGCTCTGCGACCTGCCCTTCTTCCACACCATCGGGCTTGTCGCCATCGGGCGCACGGCGCTGATGATGGGCGGGCGACTGGTGATCTCTGACCGCTTCCTGCCCGACAGGACGCTTGCGGTCCTTGGTGACCCCGACCTCGGCGTCACGCACTACTTCGCAGTGCCCCAGATGGCGTCCGCGCTGCGCAGCGCCCCCGGCTGGGATCCGACGGCACTGAAGGCGCTCCAGGCAATCTTCATCGGCGGCGCGCCGCTGTCTCCGGCCCTGATCGAAGCCTTCCTTGCAGACGGCATTCCGCTCGTGAACGGCTATGGCATGAGCGAGGCCGGTACGGCCATCCACATGCCGCTCGATCGGGATGCTGTCGCACGGCATCCCGGAAGTGTGGGCTTTCCCGCACCGCTCCTTGCCGTCCGTCTGGTCGGCGAAGACGGGCAGGATGTAAACGACGGTGAGGTCGGTGAGATCTGGGTCAAGGGGCCCTCTGTCACGCCCGGCTACTGGAACAAGCCTGGCGAGACGGCCCGTGCATTCGTCGGTGACTGGTACCGCACCGGCGACCTCGGGCGCCGGGGTGAGGGCGGGGTGATCCATGTGCCTGATCGCCTCAAGGACATGTATATTTCCGGTGGAGAAAACGTCTTCCCGGCGGAGATCGAGGCGGTGATCGGAGCGCATCCGAAGGTGCGCGATGTCGCAGTCGTCGGACTGCCCGATCCGAAATGGGGGGAATGCGGCGTCGCCTTCATCGTGGCCCACGCCGGGAGCCCGTCGGCAGAAGAGATTCTCGCCCATTGTGCCGAGCGACTGGCCACCTACAAACGTCCGACCCGCATCGTCTTTCTCGACCAGATCCCGCGAACGGCATCCGGCAAGGCGCAGAAACATATCCTGCGCCAGACCCATGCCCCAAGCTGA
- a CDS encoding p-hydroxycinnamoyl CoA hydratase/lyase has translation MTDTNTTPDPVLVEFDNGIAFVTLNRPEKRNAMNPKLNMRMLEVLDELEADDRCGVLVLRGAGQSWSAGMDLKEYFRENDGKGRAAVLKSRRQSGGWWNRLMYFEKPTIAMVNGWCFGGAFTPLVSCDLAIAADEATFGLSEINWGILPGGNVTRAVAEVMNHRDSLYYIMTGETFGGQKAREMGLVNESVPLADLETRVRTLCASLLEKNPTVLKAAKDTFKRVRNMPWEQADDYIYAKLEQMLFLDKSNGRAEGLKQFLDDKTYRPGLGAYKR, from the coding sequence ATGACTGATACGAACACCACGCCAGATCCGGTTCTGGTCGAATTCGACAACGGCATCGCCTTCGTGACGTTGAACCGTCCGGAGAAGCGCAACGCGATGAACCCGAAGTTGAACATGCGCATGCTGGAAGTGCTGGACGAACTCGAAGCGGATGACCGCTGCGGCGTCCTCGTCCTGCGCGGCGCCGGCCAGTCCTGGTCGGCCGGCATGGACCTCAAGGAATACTTCCGTGAGAACGACGGCAAGGGCCGTGCGGCCGTTCTCAAGAGCCGCCGCCAGTCCGGCGGCTGGTGGAACCGACTGATGTATTTCGAAAAGCCGACCATCGCCATGGTCAATGGCTGGTGCTTCGGCGGGGCCTTCACGCCACTCGTCTCCTGCGACCTCGCGATCGCGGCGGATGAAGCCACCTTCGGTCTTTCCGAAATCAACTGGGGCATCCTGCCGGGCGGCAATGTCACCCGCGCCGTGGCCGAGGTCATGAACCACCGGGATTCGCTCTACTATATCATGACCGGCGAGACATTCGGCGGCCAGAAAGCCCGCGAGATGGGTCTCGTCAACGAATCCGTACCGCTGGCCGATTTGGAAACGCGCGTCCGCACCCTGTGCGCAAGCCTGCTGGAAAAGAACCCCACCGTCCTGAAGGCGGCGAAGGACACCTTTAAGCGGGTGCGAAACATGCCTTGGGAACAGGCCGACGATTATATCTATGCCAAGCTTGAGCAGATGCTCTTCCTCGACAAGAGCAATGGGCGCGCCGAGGGCTTGAAACAGTTCCTCGACGACAAGACCTACCGCCCCGGCCTCGGCGCCTACAAGCGCTAA
- a CDS encoding CsbD family protein, whose amino-acid sequence MGSTSDKISGNANELAGKAKQAVGDATDNQSLEAKGAAQEAKGHGQQAKGEAKDAVKNVVDKA is encoded by the coding sequence ATGGGTTCCACATCCGACAAGATTTCCGGCAATGCAAATGAACTGGCCGGCAAGGCAAAGCAGGCCGTTGGCGACGCGACAGACAATCAGAGCCTTGAAGCCAAGGGCGCCGCACAGGAGGCCAAAGGCCACGGCCAGCAGGCCAAGGGTGAGGCAAAGGACGCGGTGAAGAACGTCGTCGACAAGGCCTGA
- a CDS encoding acetyl/propionyl/methylcrotonyl-CoA carboxylase subunit alpha — MKKVLIANRGEIAVRIIRACRDYGLQSVAVYADPDMDALFVTLADEAYGLGGSRPAETYLDIQKLIDIARRSGADAVHPGYGFLSERAEFARAVQEAGLTWIGPDPHVIEALGDKVEARRIALSVGAPLVAGSEGPVETAEEVVAFAKEYGLPVAIKAAHGGGGRGLKVAWKMDEVAELYHSAVREAKAAFGRGECFLERFLDRPRHIEAQVLADKHGNVLVLGTRDCSLQRRNQKLVEEAPAPFLSDSQRQSIHEAAAKICAAAGYSGAGTVEFLLGVDGTISFLEVNTRLQVEHPVTEETTGIDLVVEQFRIAEGKTLDVLETPAPRGHSIEFRINAEDPGRGFLPTPGEITRFDPPSGPGVRLDTGVVSGSTIPGTFDSLMAKLIVTGTTRAQALARARRALAEFKIEGVATVLPFHRAAMESSDFTGEEGFRVHTRWIETDFAETLASAPRPEPLGDTSLIRTHVEIDGKRHELGIPAVLLSGLGSLAGGGANAAGQTTAKAEDVDSVTAPISGTLQAFKVEDGTEVQAGDLIAVMEAMKMETQVTASRAGRIRFKAEAGGYLQVGHEIARYES, encoded by the coding sequence ATGAAGAAAGTGCTGATTGCCAATCGCGGCGAGATTGCCGTGCGCATCATCCGCGCCTGCCGCGACTACGGGCTCCAGTCCGTCGCCGTCTACGCCGATCCCGATATGGACGCTCTGTTCGTCACCCTGGCGGACGAGGCCTATGGTCTTGGCGGCAGCCGTCCGGCGGAGACTTATCTCGACATCCAGAAGCTCATCGACATCGCACGGCGCTCCGGCGCCGACGCCGTTCACCCAGGTTACGGCTTCCTCTCCGAGCGGGCGGAATTCGCCCGTGCGGTGCAGGAGGCAGGGCTCACCTGGATCGGCCCGGACCCGCATGTGATCGAAGCGCTCGGCGACAAGGTCGAGGCGCGGCGGATTGCGCTTTCCGTCGGCGCGCCGCTGGTGGCCGGCAGTGAAGGCCCGGTCGAAACGGCCGAAGAGGTCGTGGCCTTCGCGAAGGAATACGGGCTTCCCGTTGCGATCAAGGCTGCCCATGGCGGCGGCGGGCGTGGCCTCAAGGTCGCCTGGAAAATGGACGAGGTCGCCGAACTCTATCACTCCGCCGTGCGCGAGGCGAAGGCCGCCTTCGGACGTGGCGAGTGTTTCCTCGAACGGTTCCTCGATCGCCCACGCCACATCGAGGCGCAGGTTCTGGCCGACAAGCACGGCAATGTGCTGGTGCTTGGTACTCGCGACTGCTCGCTGCAACGGCGCAACCAGAAGCTCGTTGAAGAGGCGCCGGCGCCGTTCCTGAGCGACAGCCAGCGTCAGTCGATCCATGAAGCCGCCGCCAAGATCTGCGCGGCAGCTGGTTACTCAGGAGCGGGCACTGTCGAATTCCTGCTCGGCGTCGATGGCACGATCTCCTTCCTCGAAGTGAATACCCGCCTGCAGGTAGAGCACCCCGTGACCGAGGAGACGACCGGGATTGACCTCGTGGTCGAGCAGTTCCGGATCGCCGAGGGCAAGACGCTCGATGTGTTGGAAACCCCTGCCCCGCGCGGTCACTCGATCGAGTTCCGCATCAACGCCGAAGACCCCGGCCGCGGCTTTCTGCCGACACCGGGGGAAATCACCCGTTTCGATCCTCCGTCGGGGCCGGGCGTGCGGCTGGACACGGGCGTCGTCAGCGGGTCGACGATCCCCGGAACCTTCGATTCCCTGATGGCAAAGCTCATCGTGACAGGCACGACGCGTGCGCAGGCGCTGGCCCGCGCACGCCGGGCATTGGCGGAGTTCAAGATCGAAGGGGTGGCGACCGTTCTGCCCTTCCACCGCGCTGCGATGGAATCCAGCGACTTCACCGGTGAAGAGGGGTTCCGCGTTCACACGCGCTGGATCGAGACGGATTTCGCCGAGACGCTGGCATCCGCTCCCCGGCCTGAACCGCTTGGGGATACGTCCCTGATCCGCACCCATGTGGAGATCGACGGCAAGCGCCACGAACTGGGCATCCCGGCCGTGTTGCTTTCAGGCCTAGGCAGCCTTGCCGGCGGCGGCGCGAATGCAGCCGGACAGACAACGGCAAAAGCCGAGGATGTCGACAGCGTCACCGCGCCGATTTCCGGCACGCTGCAAGCTTTCAAAGTCGAGGATGGGACCGAGGTACAGGCCGGCGACCTGATTGCCGTCATGGAAGCCATGAAGATGGAAACCCAGGTGACGGCCAGCCGCGCCGGTCGGATCCGGTTCAAAGCCGAAGCTGGTGGCTATCTGCAAGTGGGCCACGAGATTGCGCGCTACGAGAGTTAA
- a CDS encoding 5-oxoprolinase/urea amidolyase family protein yields MRFLPVSLTVLIVELKDLDETLALFASLEADPVEGIIDIVPAARTLMIRFRPEMLTGETLAAAIAHRDLSARIPPSDMLVEVPVTYDGEDLHDVAELTGLSVAEVIERHTASEFTVAFCGFAPGFGYLVGGDPALQVPRRQSPRTKIPAGSVALAGAFSGVYPQASPGGWQIIGTTPVKMWDLTREPPALFQPGYRVRFFDLAKRAQSTVAVPASSAIETPAAKHAASTTIKVTAAPMPALVQDLGRFGQTGQGVSSAGALDQGAFRAANRVVGNPVEAACLEITLGGFSFEVSGPTLMALTGAPCPLTIRDVKGRVIEAESYQPVSLENGDTVTLGFAPSGARSYLAFRGGLDVAPVLGSASSDTLAVVGPDPVGVGAVLAIRPASRSLSPVSLDESPAFDCPAPGEVVILDVVMGPRSDWFTRRGIETLARQIFDVTPQSNRVGIRLSGAEPLERKDKAELPSEGTATGAIQVPHSGQPVLFLADHPLTGGYPVIGTVAEYHLDLAGQIPVNAKIQFRPITQFAEITPAKA; encoded by the coding sequence ATGCGCTTTCTCCCCGTCAGCCTGACCGTCCTGATTGTCGAGTTGAAAGATCTCGACGAGACGCTCGCTCTTTTTGCCTCATTGGAAGCCGATCCGGTCGAAGGCATCATCGATATCGTTCCGGCGGCGCGCACGCTGATGATCCGGTTCCGTCCAGAGATGCTGACCGGCGAGACGCTTGCCGCAGCCATCGCCCATCGCGACCTCTCGGCCAGGATTCCGCCATCCGACATGCTGGTCGAAGTCCCCGTCACCTATGACGGCGAGGATCTGCACGATGTGGCAGAGCTGACAGGGCTATCCGTCGCAGAGGTGATCGAGCGGCATACGGCGAGCGAATTCACGGTCGCCTTCTGCGGTTTTGCACCCGGCTTCGGCTATCTCGTCGGCGGCGATCCGGCATTGCAGGTACCGCGCCGGCAGAGCCCGCGCACGAAGATCCCGGCAGGATCCGTGGCGCTGGCCGGCGCCTTCTCCGGCGTCTATCCGCAGGCAAGCCCTGGCGGCTGGCAAATCATCGGCACCACCCCGGTGAAGATGTGGGATCTGACGCGTGAGCCGCCGGCACTTTTCCAGCCGGGCTACCGCGTGCGCTTTTTCGATCTGGCCAAACGCGCTCAGTCCACAGTTGCGGTGCCCGCTTCATCGGCAATCGAGACCCCGGCGGCCAAGCATGCGGCGTCGACCACCATCAAGGTTACGGCGGCGCCCATGCCGGCGCTGGTTCAGGATCTTGGCCGCTTCGGCCAGACTGGCCAGGGCGTGTCATCCGCCGGCGCGCTCGACCAGGGCGCGTTTCGGGCAGCAAACCGGGTCGTCGGCAATCCAGTCGAGGCCGCCTGCCTGGAAATCACGCTTGGGGGATTTTCGTTCGAAGTCTCGGGCCCCACGCTCATGGCGCTCACCGGTGCGCCCTGCCCACTGACCATCCGCGACGTCAAAGGCCGCGTGATCGAGGCTGAGAGCTATCAGCCCGTCTCGCTGGAAAATGGCGACACCGTCACGCTCGGCTTTGCACCCAGCGGTGCGCGCAGCTACCTTGCTTTTCGCGGCGGTCTCGATGTGGCTCCGGTGCTGGGTAGCGCTTCTTCGGACACGCTGGCCGTCGTCGGTCCCGATCCGGTCGGTGTGGGTGCGGTGCTCGCGATCCGCCCAGCCAGTCGCAGCCTCTCTCCCGTGTCGCTCGACGAGAGCCCCGCTTTCGACTGTCCCGCGCCTGGCGAGGTCGTCATTCTCGATGTCGTGATGGGGCCGCGCAGCGACTGGTTCACCAGACGGGGAATCGAGACCCTGGCGCGCCAGATCTTCGATGTCACACCCCAGTCGAACCGGGTCGGAATCCGGCTTTCCGGCGCAGAACCACTTGAACGCAAGGACAAGGCGGAGCTTCCCAGCGAAGGCACAGCCACAGGCGCCATCCAGGTGCCGCATAGCGGGCAACCGGTGCTGTTTCTTGCCGACCATCCGCTGACCGGCGGCTATCCCGTCATCGGCACGGTCGCCGAATATCATCTCGATCTCGCCGGTCAGATCCCGGTGAACGCCAAAATCCAATTCCGGCCCATCACGCAATTCGCCGAAATCACGCCCGCAAAGGCATGA
- a CDS encoding putative hydro-lyase, with protein sequence MIDLDTLRHVDTTDARAARERYRAGAVEPTSGVAPGFTQANMIVLPRDWAFDFLLYAQRNPKACPVLDVSDPGSHATVLAKGADLRRDVPLYRIWRDGVLAEEVTDATAAWAEHPDLVSFLIGCSFTFETPMMEAGIDIRHITDKSNVPMYLTNRACRPAGRLHGNLVVSMRPIPASRVADAATISGRFPAVHGAPVHVGAPEELGIADLGKPEFGDAVRIEAGEVPVFWACGVTPQAAVMASKVPFAITHAPGHMFITDIPDSAYHA encoded by the coding sequence ATGATCGATCTCGACACCTTGCGCCATGTTGATACGACCGACGCGCGCGCCGCCCGTGAACGCTATCGCGCGGGTGCCGTCGAGCCGACCTCAGGCGTGGCACCGGGCTTCACCCAGGCGAACATGATCGTGCTGCCGCGCGACTGGGCCTTCGACTTCCTGCTCTATGCCCAGCGCAATCCGAAAGCCTGCCCGGTGCTCGACGTGTCCGATCCGGGCTCGCATGCGACCGTGCTCGCCAAGGGCGCAGACTTGCGCCGCGATGTGCCGCTCTACCGGATCTGGCGGGACGGCGTGCTTGCCGAAGAAGTGACGGATGCGACCGCAGCCTGGGCGGAGCATCCCGATCTCGTCAGCTTCCTGATCGGCTGCAGTTTCACTTTCGAGACACCGATGATGGAGGCGGGCATCGACATCCGCCATATCACCGACAAGTCGAACGTGCCGATGTATCTGACCAATCGTGCCTGCCGCCCGGCGGGACGGCTGCATGGCAATCTGGTCGTCTCGATGCGACCTATCCCGGCGTCTCGCGTCGCCGATGCAGCGACCATATCTGGCCGCTTCCCGGCCGTTCACGGCGCTCCCGTGCATGTGGGTGCACCGGAAGAACTCGGAATTGCAGATCTCGGCAAACCCGAATTTGGTGATGCGGTGCGGATCGAAGCTGGTGAAGTGCCTGTCTTCTGGGCCTGCGGGGTCACACCCCAGGCTGCCGTGATGGCATCCAAAGTCCCATTTGCCATCACCCATGCGCCCGGGCACATGTTCATCACCGATATTCCCGATTCCGCCTATCACGCCTGA
- a CDS encoding LamB/YcsF family protein → MTAIDLNSDLGESYGAWAMGDDEAMLSIVSSANVACGFHAGDPVGIWKTVKAAAERGVSIGAHVSYPDRVGFGRRDMDVTSAELTADVIYQIGALKGVAAAAGVAVGYVKPHGALYNRIAHDAKQGQAVIDGIRAVDPKLVMMGLAGSQILELAQSSGLAVVAEAFADRAYTPSGALVSRREAGAVLHDAGLIARRMLQLANEGTIEAIDGSTIKIDAQSICVHGDSPGAVAIAREIRQAFEKDGITVQSFLNR, encoded by the coding sequence ATGACTGCCATCGATCTGAACAGCGACCTCGGTGAAAGCTATGGCGCCTGGGCAATGGGCGACGACGAAGCGATGCTCTCGATCGTCTCCAGCGCCAATGTCGCCTGCGGCTTCCATGCCGGCGATCCCGTCGGCATCTGGAAGACGGTGAAGGCCGCCGCCGAGCGCGGTGTTTCGATCGGGGCGCATGTCTCCTATCCCGATCGCGTCGGCTTTGGCCGGCGCGACATGGATGTCACTTCTGCGGAACTGACCGCCGATGTCATCTACCAGATCGGCGCCCTGAAAGGCGTCGCGGCGGCAGCCGGCGTTGCCGTCGGATACGTCAAGCCGCATGGCGCGCTCTATAACCGGATCGCCCATGACGCGAAGCAGGGACAGGCCGTCATCGACGGCATCCGGGCCGTTGATCCCAAGCTCGTCATGATGGGGCTCGCGGGGTCGCAGATCCTGGAACTTGCTCAATCTTCCGGTCTCGCCGTGGTGGCCGAGGCCTTTGCAGACCGCGCCTACACGCCTTCCGGCGCGCTCGTGTCTCGGCGCGAGGCAGGTGCCGTTCTGCATGATGCCGGCCTTATCGCCAGGCGCATGCTGCAGCTGGCAAACGAGGGCACGATCGAGGCGATCGATGGCTCGACCATCAAGATCGACGCGCAATCGATCTGCGTCCATGGCGACAGCCCCGGCGCCGTCGCCATCGCACGGGAAATCCGGCAGGCCTTCGAGAAGGATGGCATCACCGTGCAGTCCTTCCTGAACCGCTGA
- a CDS encoding NRAMP family divalent metal transporter yields the protein MEQTSTSATEAAPGGMSAKTRRGALIAAIFLMATSAIGPGFITQTATFTAKLGSAFAFAILASILIDFVVQLNIWRIVTLTKMRASDIANAAIPGTGYVLAILVIVGGLFFNIGNIGGSGLGLNALLGLDPKLGGSISALIAIGIFLSHRAGVAIDRVIVVAGLFMIVLTVYVAFVSQPPVGDAFFQTFLPSTIDFATITTIVGGTVGGYITYSGAHRLLDKGTVGIENLGAVNRAALTGIAVTGVMRYVLFLAILGVVAGGAVIDVTGKGANPAAQAFQVAAGDVGMRIFGAIFWAAAITSVIGAAYTSVSFVTVFKKDMTERARNIATVIFIAVSLFFYIIITTPPAQMLVFVGGLNGLILPIGLSIFIYAAWARSDLMGGYRYPRWLLILGALTCALTWYMGYKSIGPIFALLTAA from the coding sequence ATGGAACAGACATCAACATCGGCCACCGAGGCCGCACCGGGCGGTATGTCCGCCAAGACGCGCCGGGGCGCCCTGATCGCCGCGATCTTCCTGATGGCGACCTCCGCCATCGGCCCGGGCTTCATTACCCAGACAGCCACGTTCACCGCCAAGCTCGGCTCGGCCTTCGCCTTTGCGATCCTCGCTTCCATCCTCATCGACTTCGTCGTGCAGCTGAATATCTGGCGGATCGTCACGCTAACGAAGATGCGCGCCTCCGACATCGCGAATGCAGCCATTCCCGGCACCGGCTATGTGCTCGCCATCCTGGTGATCGTCGGCGGCCTGTTCTTCAATATCGGCAATATCGGCGGTTCCGGCCTCGGCCTCAACGCGCTTCTCGGTCTCGACCCCAAGCTGGGCGGATCGATCAGCGCCTTGATTGCGATCGGCATCTTCCTGTCACACCGCGCAGGCGTCGCGATTGATCGCGTCATCGTCGTCGCTGGCCTGTTCATGATCGTCCTGACCGTCTACGTGGCCTTCGTCTCGCAGCCGCCAGTCGGCGACGCCTTCTTCCAGACCTTCCTGCCAAGCACGATTGACTTTGCCACGATCACGACGATCGTCGGCGGCACGGTGGGCGGCTATATCACCTATTCCGGCGCGCATCGTCTGCTCGACAAGGGTACCGTCGGCATTGAAAATCTCGGCGCCGTCAACCGCGCGGCCCTGACCGGCATCGCCGTTACCGGCGTCATGCGCTACGTGCTGTTCCTCGCCATCCTCGGTGTGGTTGCCGGCGGCGCGGTCATCGACGTCACTGGCAAGGGCGCCAATCCGGCGGCCCAGGCTTTCCAGGTCGCTGCCGGCGATGTCGGCATGCGCATCTTCGGGGCCATCTTCTGGGCAGCCGCGATTACCTCGGTCATTGGTGCGGCCTATACTTCGGTTTCGTTCGTTACCGTGTTCAAGAAGGACATGACCGAACGTGCCCGCAATATCGCGACGGTAATTTTCATCGCCGTCTCGCTGTTCTTCTACATCATCATCACGACACCCCCGGCCCAGATGCTGGTCTTCGTCGGCGGCCTGAACGGGCTCATCCTGCCAATCGGCCTTTCGATCTTCATCTATGCCGCCTGGGCACGCTCCGATCTGATGGGTGGCTATCGCTATCCCCGCTGGTTGCTGATCCTGGGAGCGCTGACTTGCGCGCTCACCTGGTACATGGGCTACAAGTCGATCGGACCAATCTTCGCGCTGCTGACTGCGGCCTGA
- a CDS encoding GntR family transcriptional regulator, translated as MAETETTAALAPRLAEEIRDRLIRGELKPGQRLSEAALSADFEVSRNSLREAFRLLTKDGLLQHEPNRGVFVATPSMASIIDIYRVRRLVECQALANAYPNHPAVPRMRSAVDAARAASDVNDWTAVGSENMKFHAAIVDLADSQRLNGFYAQIAAELRLSFGLLKEPELLHAPYVEMNAAILEKLEAGDPKGAAAALEVYLLQSERTVLAAFSRI; from the coding sequence ATGGCAGAGACGGAAACGACGGCGGCCTTGGCGCCACGGCTGGCGGAAGAAATTCGCGACAGACTGATCCGTGGAGAGCTGAAACCCGGCCAACGCCTGTCGGAGGCGGCCCTCAGCGCGGATTTCGAGGTCTCACGCAATTCGCTGAGAGAGGCCTTTCGACTGCTGACCAAGGATGGTCTGCTTCAGCACGAGCCGAACAGGGGCGTCTTCGTCGCAACCCCGAGCATGGCCTCGATCATCGACATCTACCGCGTACGCCGCCTCGTCGAGTGCCAGGCATTGGCCAATGCCTATCCCAATCACCCTGCCGTCCCGCGCATGCGCTCGGCTGTCGATGCAGCCCGCGCCGCGAGCGACGTGAACGACTGGACGGCCGTCGGCAGCGAAAACATGAAATTCCACGCGGCGATCGTCGATCTCGCCGATAGCCAGCGGCTGAACGGCTTCTATGCCCAGATTGCTGCCGAACTGCGCCTGAGCTTCGGTCTGCTCAAGGAGCCGGAACTGCTGCATGCCCCCTATGTGGAAATGAACGCCGCCATTCTCGAAAAGCTTGAAGCAGGCGATCCGAAGGGAGCGGCAGCTGCGCTGGAGGTTTATCTTCTCCAGTCCGAACGCACGGTTTTGGCTGCCTTCTCCCGCATCTAG
- a CDS encoding acyl-CoA thioesterase gives MEQTHDTSQLEMVVLMTPDMANFSGKVHGGALLNLLDRVAYSCASRYSQQYAVTLSVDQVVFRQPIHVGELVTFRASINQAGRTSMEVGIRVEAEDIRSGERRHTNSCYFTMVAVDAEGRPTAVPPYRPQSEMRKRRQRAAETRRALRLEFEARFKEASESGDHARA, from the coding sequence ATGGAACAGACACACGACACGAGCCAACTCGAAATGGTGGTTCTGATGACACCCGATATGGCGAATTTCTCCGGCAAGGTGCATGGCGGGGCCCTCCTGAACCTTCTGGATCGTGTCGCCTATTCCTGTGCCTCGCGCTATTCCCAGCAATATGCGGTCACGCTTTCGGTCGATCAGGTCGTGTTCCGCCAGCCGATCCATGTCGGCGAACTCGTAACTTTCCGAGCTTCGATCAACCAGGCCGGCCGAACCTCTATGGAAGTGGGCATCCGGGTCGAGGCTGAAGACATTCGCAGCGGCGAGCGACGCCACACCAATTCCTGCTATTTCACCATGGTCGCTGTGGATGCCGAGGGCAGGCCCACCGCCGTGCCGCCCTACAGGCCGCAATCCGAAATGCGCAAACGCCGGCAACGGGCGGCCGAAACCCGCAGGGCGTTGCGTCTCGAATTCGAGGCCCGCTTCAAGGAAGCGAGCGAAAGTGGCGACCACGCGCGCGCGTGA
- a CDS encoding histidine phosphatase family protein: protein MLQRRSFLLSSFFALAGGGAAAADYWQALRSGDVFVILRHAIAPGTGDPPEMRIGVCETQRNLSADGRAQAERTGRLFRDKGISRARVFSSQWCRCLDTATLLDLGPVSGQPLLNSFFSSRASGRAQTEALRAWLTNTRLEGPRVLVTHQVNITALTSVVPRSGELVFATIDADGSVDVMARQSAGA from the coding sequence ATGCTGCAGAGACGTTCCTTTCTTCTCTCGTCCTTTTTCGCTCTTGCCGGCGGCGGCGCCGCTGCCGCGGATTACTGGCAGGCGTTGCGCTCGGGTGACGTCTTCGTGATTCTCCGACACGCGATCGCGCCGGGAACTGGCGATCCCCCGGAGATGCGCATCGGCGTTTGCGAGACGCAACGTAATCTGTCCGCAGACGGCCGTGCCCAGGCGGAGCGAACCGGACGTCTCTTCCGCGACAAGGGGATCAGCCGGGCTCGCGTGTTTTCCAGCCAGTGGTGCCGATGCCTCGATACGGCGACCCTTCTCGACCTCGGACCCGTTTCAGGACAGCCGCTTCTCAACTCCTTCTTCAGCAGTCGAGCAAGCGGGAGGGCGCAGACGGAAGCCTTGAGGGCCTGGCTGACGAATACCCGGCTGGAGGGACCACGCGTGCTCGTCACGCATCAGGTGAACATTACCGCGCTCACTTCCGTCGTGCCACGCAGCGGCGAACTGGTGTTCGCCACAATCGACGCGGATGGGAGCGTGGACGTGATGGCTCGGCAATCCGCCGGGGCATGA